One genomic region from Neisseria weaveri encodes:
- a CDS encoding Ag473 family lipoprotein, whose amino-acid sequence MMKKFLFAAVAVAGLAACSNEVKQEAKEAAQAVASDVRDAKAEAASAVSAAVDATKEATQNAADTAKEKVEAVKENAGDAAKEAVDNTKQAAQAVADSAKEAVNEASDKAKDAVAAAKEAAEKAKDAATK is encoded by the coding sequence ATGATGAAAAAATTTCTTTTTGCAGCCGTTGCGGTTGCAGGTTTGGCTGCTTGTTCTAATGAAGTGAAACAGGAAGCGAAAGAGGCGGCTCAGGCTGTGGCTTCTGATGTTCGTGATGCTAAGGCTGAAGCGGCTTCGGCTGTGTCTGCTGCGGTAGATGCAACCAAAGAGGCGACGCAAAATGCTGCGGATACTGCCAAAGAGAAGGTGGAAGCAGTGAAAGAGAATGCCGGTGATGCGGCTAAGGAAGCGGTGGACAATACCAAACAGGCGGCTCAGGCTGTGGCTGATTCTGCCAAAGAGGCGGTAAACGAGGCTTCTGATAAGGCTAAAGATGCTGTGGCTGCGGCTAAGGAAGCGGCTGAAAAGGCGAAAGACGCTGCAACCAAATAA